The DNA region GTGGAGTGAAatgcggtgggggaagaggagggggggggggttcgatGTGTAAATCCCAGGCACCGTCAACTTAGCTGTTCATCGCGTATAATTTGGTCCACGCACGGGCTGCAAAACAAGGCAAGATAGAtcaaagatacagagtaaagctccctctacactgtcccatcaaacactcccagggcaggtacagggggttagatacagagtaaagctccctctacactgtccccatcaaacactctcaaacACGaggtattagggacaggtgaccaaaagattggtcaatgaggaaggttttaaggagcgtgttgaaggaggagaggagagggttttcgggagggagttccagagcttggagcccaagcggctgaaagcacagccaccaatggtggagcgatggaaatcgggggatgctcatcTAACAAGCCCAAACCCcattcagtacggcccctccgacagtgcggcactccctcagtaccgcccctccgacagtgcggcactccctcagtaccgcccctccgacagtgcggtgctccctcagtaccgcccctccgacagtgcggcgctccctcagtaccgcccctccgacagtgcggcgctccctcagtgccgcccctccgacagtgcggggctccctcagtactgcccctccgacagtgcggggctccctcagtactgcccctccgacagtgcggggctccctcagtactgcccctccgacagtgcggcactccctcagtaccgcccctccgacagtgcggggctccctcagtactgcccctccgacagtgcggcactccctcagtactgcccctccgatagtgcggggctccctcagtaccgcccctccgacagtgcggcactctctcagtgctgctcctccgacagtgcggggctccctcagtaccgcccctccgacagtgcggcgctccctcagtaccgcccctccgacagtgcggtgctccctcagtactgcccctccgacagtgcggggctccctcagtaccgcccctccgacagtgcggggttcctcagtactgcccctccgacagtgcagggctccctcagtaccgcccctccgacactccctcggtactgcccctccgacagtgcggcgctccctcagccccgcACACTCACAATACCCACCAATCTCGATGGCCTGCGACTCGCTATTTTTCCATTGTTCAGCCACATCGTTGGCGAGTGGATCATCGGGGTTGGGCGCGCTGAGCAAAGCCTGGATCGAGAGCAACACCGTCCGAATCTGGAGAGCCGGGGACCACTTGtctggagtgagggggagagagagagatagagagagagagaacaaatacatggatttatatactgccttttatcaacaccggatgtctcaaagcgcttcacaaccaatgaagtagttttaaagtgcagagggagtgaggggagaggggagggggaagggagaggagaaggagggagtgagggaggggagagggaggagtgagggaggggagagggaggggagagggaggggagagggaggggagagggggtgagggaggggagagggggtgagggaggggagagggggtgagggaggggagagggggtgagggaggggagagggggtgagggaggggagagggggtggggaggggtgagggggtgagggaggggagagggggtgagggaggggagagggggtgagggaggggagagggggtgaggaaggggagagggggtgagggaggagggagtgaggggggaggggagagagagggtggggggagatggaggggggaggtagatggaggggggagggagttggagatggagggggggagggagatggagggggggagggagatggagggatggggggggagggagatggaggggggagggagatggaggggggaggtagatggaggggggaggtagatggaggggggagggagttggagatggagggggcgagggagatggagggggggagggagatggagggggggagggagatggagggggggagggagatggagggggggagggagatggagggggggagggagatggagggggggagggagatggaggggggagggagaaggagggggagggagatggaggggggagggagatggaggggggagggagatggaggggggagggagaaggaggggggagggagaaggaggagggagggagaaggaggggggaagagggaggggagagggagagaggggagggacggagggagggaggggtgagagggagggaggggaggtgagagagagggaggggagggacgagggagggaggggagggacgagggagagggacaagggagggaagggagggacgagggagggaggggaggaacgagggaggaggggagggacgagggaggggggagggacgagggagggagggaggggaggggagggacgagggagggaggggagggacgagggagggaggggagggacgagggagggaggggagggacgagggaggggagggacgagggaggggagggacgagggaggggggagggacgagggaggggggagggacgagggagggagggaggggagggacgagggggagggatgagggaggggagggacgagggagaggagggagggacgagggagggaggggagggacgagggaggggagggacgagggagggaggggagggacgagggaggggagggacgagggagggggggagggacgagggagggagggggagggatgagggaggggagggacgagggagggggggagggacgagggagggaagggagggacgagggaggaggggagggacgagggaggggggagggacgagggagggagggaggggaggggaggaatggaagctgtctccaccccctccccccccacctttcaGGATGTCCAGACAGATGCGGCCCAGCTTGTCCACGTTGGGATGGTAGATCTTGGTGACGAAGCGGACCTTGGGGGCGGCCATGGGGTACTCCTCGGGCAGGAACAGCTCCAACTT from Pristiophorus japonicus isolate sPriJap1 chromosome 32, sPriJap1.hap1, whole genome shotgun sequence includes:
- the LOC139240585 gene encoding ubiquitin-conjugating enzyme E2 N, which produces MAGLPRRIVKETQRLMAEPVPGIRAMPDDANARYFHVVIAGPQDSPFEGGNFKLELFLPEEYPMAAPKVRFVTKIYHPNVDKLGRICLDILKDKWSPALQIRTVLLSIQALLSAPNPDDPLANDVAEQWKNSESQAIEIARAWTKLYAMNS